The proteins below come from a single Danio aesculapii chromosome 25, fDanAes4.1, whole genome shotgun sequence genomic window:
- the rassf10a gene encoding ras association domain-containing protein 10, with the protein MMEQEESKISVWVCREEKLVSGLSRRTTCADVVKVLLEDQNFQQGAMLSGPPQSYCIVEKWRGFERILPNKTKILRLWSAWGDEQENVRFVLVRSDASLPNSGPRSAEARVVLSKESPCTSRTTMPFSQEKQRRIVRKAFRKLDKINRRKEEVSKDKSADKMETLVHLIISQDHTIRQQVQRIKELDGEIERFESKVHFDRMKIHGVNYVQDTYLLDQGDSSARSDAAFAQFEEYASRCDQVIQLQEELTEREALMEILTGEIQEELNHRWMRRRKAELSGKDAESSGDETPLKVSSVAEESLPEHLTDTELQLEEERIKTQLDTSLYIGLRLNTDLETVKTDLDMSQELLDSKEREFRDLLEKVHRLDELEEKKAEDGKDEGEAETLPSVDNVWVEQARGMSKTCTNDDDSDTGLSSMHSQDSDNNAPVCESLV; encoded by the coding sequence ATGATGGAACAAGAGGAGAGTAAGATCTCGGTGTGGGTCTGCCGGGAGGAAAAGTTGGTGTCCGGACTCTCCAGACGCACCACCTGCGCGGATGTAGTCAAAGTGCTGCTGGAGGACCAGAACTTCCAACAGGGCGCGATGCTCAGCGGTCCTCCGCAGTCCTACTGCATCGTGGAGAAATGGAGGGGGTTTGAGCGGATTCTGCCGAATAAAACGAAAATCTTACGGCTGTGGAGCGCATGGGGGGACGAGCAGGAGAATGTGCGCTTCGTCCTGGTGCGGAGCGACGCATCGCTGCCCAACAGCGGGCCGAGGAGCGCAGAAGCGCGGGTCGTGCTCAGCAAGGAAAGCCCCTGCACCTCCAGAACCACCATGCCATTTTCACAGGAAAAACAGCGGAGGATTGTACGCAAGGCTTTTAGAAAGCTGGACAAAATAAACAGGAGGAAAGAAGAAGTTTCGAAAGACAAATCCGCGGACAAGATGGAAACTCTCGTTCATCTTATTATCTCCCAGGATCATACTATCCGACAGCAGGTACAGCGGATAAAGGAGCTGGATGGCGAAATCGAGAGGTTTGAATCAAAAGTTCACTTCGACAGAATGAAAATACACGGCGTGAACTATGTTCAGGACACTTATTTGCTGGACCAAGGAGACTCGAGCGCACGATCGGACGCGGCTTTTGCGCAGTTTGAGGAATACGCGTCCCGCTGCGACCAAGTCATTCAACTTCAGGAGGAACTAACCGAGAGGGAAGCTCTGATGGAGATCCTGACCGGGGAAATACAAGAGGAGCTCAACCACAGGTGGATGAGGAGGAGAAAAGCGGAGCTTTCAGGCAAAGACGCGGAGAGCTCTGGAGATGAAACGCCTCTGAAGGTGTCTTCAGTCGCTGAGGAATCGCTCCCGGAACACCTGACAGACACCGAACTTCAGTTAGAGGAAGAGAGGATCAAAACTCAACTGGATACGAGTTTATACATAGGGCTGCGCTTGAATACTGATCTGGAGACGGTGAAGACCGACTTGGACATGAGTCAGGAGCTTTTGGACTCGAAAGAACGGGAGTTCAGGGATTTACTCGAAAAGGTTCACAGATTAGATGAGCTGGAAGAGAAAAAGGCCGAGGACGGTAAAGATGAGGGAGAAGCAGAGACACTGCCTTCAGTAGACAATGTTTGGGTGGAGCAGGCGAGGGGAATGTCCAAAACATGCACCAATGACGACGATTCGGACACCGGGCTGAGTTCAATGCACAGCCAGGACTCGGATAATAACGCGCCTGTTTGCGAGTCACTCGTGTGA